The following proteins come from a genomic window of Sphaerisporangium rubeum:
- a CDS encoding FHA domain-containing protein, which translates to MTEQGVGVVRPLPGDGLIAHVGGLLLVCDAAGAVAEELVAAVEETAATGGDGRALARRAAQVLARSMTAEPIACALAGRVGDGVAVLVSGAAQAMAAGPGGELRLDGTDALTWTDRMVRGPVSRVELRLPGAGQPFPRARLDAGVVSGGGVVCDYDASGAPMSAGPAHATRAAGPAPHHQSGPPPHQAGPPQHQAGPPQQGPGPAPVHAPQGHPGMGSAPVPAPHPGAGHGPGPAPHGGPGTGPQGPGPAPYPSGPQGPAPYTSGPQPVGPPSGHMAPPDYEPRPAPDPRPAEPSGHQAPASGPMAPPEYDHGPVHTDPGGTPASGGAGGQGDRQGEQPPFESFLLIDQPGDDGEPESILEPTELGQAPEPPSRPMVYGVDCKNDHFNDPRVPYCAVCGIALVQRTLVPYKGERPPLGVLLLDDGMTLNLETDYLLGRDPERAPEVTSGEARPARVTSPDGSVSRRHLRVRLDGWDVNLIDLGSVNGTQVQPPGDPNFYDIPANEPVPVLPGTTVRIGVSRTMRYESHRNA; encoded by the coding sequence GTGACGGAGCAAGGCGTGGGTGTGGTGCGTCCGCTACCCGGCGACGGGCTGATCGCCCATGTGGGCGGCCTGCTGCTGGTGTGCGACGCGGCCGGAGCCGTCGCCGAGGAGTTGGTCGCCGCGGTCGAGGAGACCGCGGCGACAGGTGGGGACGGCCGGGCACTGGCCCGCCGCGCCGCACAGGTCCTCGCGCGGTCGATGACGGCCGAGCCGATCGCCTGCGCCTTGGCCGGCCGCGTCGGTGACGGCGTGGCCGTGCTGGTCAGCGGGGCCGCGCAGGCCATGGCGGCCGGGCCTGGCGGGGAGTTGCGCCTCGACGGCACCGACGCGCTGACCTGGACCGACCGCATGGTGCGCGGCCCGGTGTCACGGGTGGAGCTGCGCCTGCCAGGCGCGGGACAGCCGTTCCCCCGCGCGCGCCTCGACGCCGGCGTGGTGTCCGGCGGCGGCGTCGTGTGCGACTACGACGCCTCAGGCGCCCCGATGTCCGCCGGCCCGGCGCACGCCACCCGCGCCGCCGGGCCCGCGCCGCACCACCAGTCCGGCCCCCCGCCGCACCAGGCGGGGCCGCCGCAGCACCAGGCCGGGCCGCCGCAGCAAGGCCCGGGTCCCGCTCCGGTCCACGCTCCTCAGGGCCACCCAGGCATGGGTTCCGCTCCGGTACCGGCGCCGCACCCCGGCGCCGGCCACGGTCCGGGGCCGGCGCCGCACGGCGGACCCGGCACCGGGCCGCAGGGCCCCGGCCCCGCGCCGTACCCCTCGGGGCCGCAGGGTCCCGCGCCTTACACCTCGGGTCCCCAGCCGGTCGGACCCCCCTCCGGCCACATGGCGCCGCCGGACTACGAGCCGCGGCCCGCACCCGACCCGCGTCCCGCCGAACCCTCCGGCCACCAGGCACCCGCCTCCGGACCCATGGCGCCGCCGGAGTACGACCACGGCCCCGTGCACACCGACCCCGGAGGGACGCCGGCCTCCGGCGGCGCCGGAGGTCAGGGCGACCGGCAGGGGGAACAGCCTCCCTTCGAGTCGTTCCTGCTCATCGACCAGCCCGGCGACGACGGCGAGCCCGAGTCGATCCTGGAGCCCACCGAGCTCGGCCAGGCACCCGAGCCGCCGAGCCGTCCCATGGTGTACGGCGTCGACTGCAAGAACGACCACTTCAACGACCCCCGGGTGCCGTACTGCGCCGTCTGCGGCATCGCCTTGGTGCAGCGCACCCTGGTGCCGTACAAGGGGGAGCGGCCGCCGCTCGGTGTGCTGCTCCTCGACGACGGCATGACACTGAACCTGGAGACCGACTACCTGCTCGGCCGTGACCCCGAGCGCGCACCCGAGGTGACCTCGGGCGAGGCCCGGCCCGCCAGGGTCACCAGCCCCGACGGGTCGGTGTCCCGCCGCCACCTCCGGGTCCGCCTGGACGGCTGGGACGTCAACCTGATCGACCTCGGTTCGGTCAACGGCACCCAGGTGCAGCCCCCCGGCGACCCGAACTTCTACGACATCCCCGCCAACGAGCCGGTGCCGGTCCTGCCCGGCACCACGGTCCGCATCGGCGTGTCACGCACCATGCGGTACGAGTCCCACCGCAACGCCTGA